GGAAAACTTGCCCATTTGAAGGTTAGTGACTTGTCTCCAGCCTTGTTGGGAGGTAGTGTCACAGATTGTTAAGTTAGAACTatagaagccgggcagtggtggcgcacgcctttaaacccagcacttgggaggcagaggcagtcagatttctgagttccaggccagcctggtctacagagtgagttccaggacagccaggactacacagagagaccctgtctcaaaaacaaaacaaaacaaaacaaacaaaaaaagttagaACTATAGAAATGTGAAGAATATAATACTAAGCTGTTACATGACTGTATCCCCAAATTTTAGGAGGCCAAAGCAAGAGGATcaccagttccaggccagcttgggctacccACCAGAGCACTATCACCACTAAGTCACCAGCCACCTTGGATAAGCAGACTTACTGCACTCAGCGGGGCACGTGGGATGAGAAAACCCAAGGCTGCCAATCTGTGTCAATCTACTAGCCCCATGTTAGAATAAATGCCTCTCAAGTCTGTGAGAACTAGGAGCTACTGAGGTTGGGATGGAATCGGTAGGTCCAGGTTTAACTATTCACTCTTTGTTTATCCCATCATTCCCTAACTGCTTGCGCCATTCATCAAAGGAAACCAACATCCTGGCCCGCCTGCAGCTGGCATTTTAGGGGGCAATCAAGACAATAAAgctaaaaaataagtaaattataaaATCCAGAGGGACCTGCTGGGGAGTGTTCGCAGGGTGTGGTTGCCATATTCATTGGGACCATTGGGCAGTGATATTTGCAGTAGGCTGCATGTGAAGTTTTGGTCAAAATTGCTAAGTTCATTTATAGCCCTGGAAGTTTATTATTTCAAGTTGATGTGGTTGTTATTTTCATGGTATTGGGGGATTAAACCGAGAGCCTCCTGATTaataggcaagtgctctactactgaacTATTCCCCGAATTCCTGACCTGTTTCGGTGATTTTTATTGTGAGGTAGGGTCTCCTTTAATAGCCTAGGGCTAATATCCTCTTCCTCAGCCTGTTGAATATCTGGGAGTTGCAGGCCTAAGTCACCAAACCCATTAGATTTTGCTGCTAGGAAAAAGCCAGGAGTCCTAAATTCTGAGTACCCTTGTATTCTGGTACTTACGGTTCCAGGCTTGCTTACGCTACTCCGCCCCCCCCCTTTGTGTGCGCGTGCGCGAGAATCAGCGCATCCTTCTGACTGTGCCGCTGCGACTGGAGCAGAGCGGTTCACCTAGCGGTTGGATGGCGCGGGGCGAAGCTGGGCGGGCAGCGGCCCTGGGCCTGGTGCTGCGGCTGCTCTTTGGTCTCAGATTAGGCCTAGAGGCCGCTCCGGCTCCAACCCCGGCTCCCGCCCAGACCCTTGTCCAAGTCTCGGGTGAGTGAACCCCGTTCTTTACCGCTTTTGTCCCGCCCCCACGCGCTGGCATCGCCTCACTATTGGCTGCGCTGCCCATCGGTCGTTGACACTCCCCCAGCACGCGGGTTTGGATTTAGCTtggggagagtggagagaatcgGCCCTTCTGTCCCTGCAGAGGTACCGCCACGTGGGTGCCTTCTGTGTTCTGCCCAGCTTCCTCCCTTATTCCTGCACTGTTCCTAAGTCACCTCCAAGCCGTCCTTCAGTCCAATGTGGGCTGGAAGGATTATGTTTCTTTAGCTTTTGTTTGACCTCTCACCACGCAGGGCTGGTCGCCTGGCACCTTCTTGCAGCAGGTGTACCTTCCCGAAACCCTCAGTCCTGAGCCTGAACTTCTGTGGCTGTTCTTTTAGCACCCAGAGCTTCTATTTCTCCTTGGATTCCTGCCTCAGAGAACGTAAGGAAGAGCCCTGGAGTGTATTTCCCTTGTAAACCCCAAACTTGGTCAGGCACCTGTCCTGGCAGGAAAGGAGGTCCTGATTGTGACCACTGGCCACCACTCACCATCCTCTCTATATGAGAATAGGTCTTAACTGtttcaagtttttttgtttgtttgttttgattttagatttttattatattttgaattttttgagacagggtctcactttgtaactCTGGCTGCCTGCAACTtgcttatgtagaccaggctgggcttgaactcccagagatccacccagatctgcctctcaagtactgggaatAAAGGCTGGCACTGGTTcccggtttgtttgtttgtttgtttgttttctttctttcttttctttctttcttttttttttttttttttttttttttttttttttttttgagacagggactcactgtGTAACACAGGCTGAACTGGAGTTTTCAGCCTTTGCCTTAGGCTCCCCAGCACAGGGATATAGATATGGACCACTTTATTGGCTGTTTTATGGGTCTGTAGAGTTGTACCCCTCCTCCCACTTTTAGCCTGCTCTGTAGCTCCTAGCAGTTCTCTTGTCCCAGCTTCCCAGGAGCTGGGGTTACAATTGAGCAACATTATGTCTGGCCTTAGGATTCCtcttttacagatgaggaagtaGGCTGGGAGGAGAAGTCATGTCCTGACTCCTGTCTCATTAGTTGCCCCCATGAGGTAGGGTCTGCTCTGCTCTGGGTCCATTCTAAGAAAATCCAGAGTCAGGAAGAAGAGGTCTGAATTGGTAGGACTGTGAGTTGTTAGGCATGGAGAGGAGGCTATGCCTGGAGGCATGGATGGTGGCCAGGGCTTCTCAGTTCTCAAACTCGTCAGAGCTCCTGGACTGTGGGTCATGCAAGTATAATTGCATTTGACTAcaatgagagggagggaggactcTTGGAGGCTCTGGCTCTGTGTGTGAGGTGGGAAGCTCTAAaggctccttcctgtctctgttccttcCTGCTGGTTCAAGTACCTGGTGTCTTCACAGCCTGCCCCTCTTGATCAGCAAACAGCCCTAGCTTCCCTGTTCAGAGTCCAGGAAAAGCCTATGTTTTATCTGGACTCAATGTGGACCCTCACATGACTTGTTGTTCACACACTGTTAGGCACTGGACAGGGTCATGAGGCCACGTCCCTGACCTTCACTGAGGGTGTTCAGTCAATAGGAAGATGGATGTTATTAGTTACGGACTGTTATTTGTGGGAGGCAGAGCTTCCTGGGGTACATGAGACACTGCCCAAGATGTAAACTGAGATCTGAAAGCTGCAGAAGAATCACAGCTGGTGGGTGGAAGGACAGGGTGGGCTGTGGCTggggtatagttcagtggtagaatgtttgcttgATGTGCAAAAGGGTGTAGACTTCCCCTTTTTCTGAATAAAGAGTGGAAGGAGCCTTTGGGCTATGGAAGGCACATGTAACAGCCCTGTGGTGAAAGTGAGTCAAGTCTCTTAGATAAACTATGAGGAGGAGGCCAGCCTAGAGTTGGTTTGATGGAGAAGGGGAGGATTTAGACTTGGATGTGAGAGGACCTGGGTCCCATGGGATAGTGGGTAACTTGAAAGAACTGTGATGTTCTGTCCTGGTGGAGATTAGGTCCTAGAGGTCTAGTTCAGAGGTGACACATTTAGGTCATGCAGAGTGTTTTAACCTGGGAAGAACTTAGGAGATCATGCAATAGGTCTTGGTGACTCCGCATGGTCACTATGCTTTAAGTCAGAGTCTTCTTCTGTAGCCCTAACTGGCCTGGAACAGGGTCCTTCTGCCTCCAGCCTTCCGAGTAcatacactaccatgcctggcttttgagAGCAGGTTTACTACTCAGGCTCTCAATTTCCCCTTTGCTAAGCAGGTGGGCTAGAATAGGTCCCATGACCTTGATCACCAGCCTCTTGCAGAGTATGCTGGGGAATGGCTGCTCTCCTAGCCTGTTTGAACTGTGGAGCTTGGTGGTCTCCAAGGCAGACTTTCTGGCCATTTGGAGCCTAATAGTCTCAGGGGTCAGtaagacctgggtttgagtcccgaCTCTTGTCACTAGCTCTGTGTGGTCGTAGTATTTCAGTAGACTGGAGACTAGCACTGTCTACTAGCAGTAGGGCTGTGCAGAGGGCGGCTACAGCATGGTGTCTGCACCCTGGGATGGCTTATCTGCAGCTCATTGTAGCTCCTAATCTTCCTCTTGGAAGATAGTCTAGATTTGGATCCTACCCACCCACCCGAGGCctcatttgtgtttatttcaggCCCTAGAGATGGTTCCTGCCCGACAGACACCTTCCAGTGTCTTAACAGTGGCTACTGTGTGCCCCTCTCCTGGCGCTGCGATGGGGACCGGGACTGCTCTGATGGCAGTGACGAGGAAGAGTGTAGTAAGTGGCCATTCTTGGAGATGGGCTTGAGAAGGACGTTTGAACTGGTGCCAGTTACGGAGATTAGGGGATTAGGGAAAGGCTGTGGTTATAGGGCTGGGTGAGTGGGGCTGGGTAAGCAGGGCAAGGTGGAGTCTATGGGTCTAGACTTCTGGAACTGTTTTACTCCCAGGATTCTAGAGACATAGGCAGGTAGGTgtctgtaaatttgaggctagcagTTGTAtatagcgagttccaggccaaccagagctacatagtgagaccttgtctcaaatcaaaaatcaaaacaaaaacaaaagagctgGAGTCTTGAGGCAGGCTGTAGGGGGGTTGAGCAGGTAAAGGAGGAACCTGATGGGGAGACTAGCTGTTGGAAGGTGGAATTGACAGGAGGAGCAGATAGAGAGACTTTCCATAGGGCAAGGCTAGTGTGTGTCTGGGTACAAGTGTGTGCAGGAGTGCTTGCcagcatgtttctgtgtgtgtagggCCGGAGCTTGACATTGGTGTTACCCTCTGATGcactccaccttattttttgagaccatCTTTCACTAAAATTGGAGCTTCcagttagactggctggcccaAGAACCCCAGGATCCACTGTTTTTACTCTTAGCCATGTGGTTAGGAATGTGCCCTGCTGCACCTGGTGTTTActgggtactggggatcaaactcagtccACATGCTTGTACCACAAGTACTTTACTCCCCGAGTTATCTCCTCAGCCCTGAGGaagctgttttttaaaattttattttgtatgtccctggatggcctgaaactctatgtagatcaggctggcttcgaattcacagagatctacctgcctctgcctcctgagtgctgggattaaagtagcTAAAGTTATGAGATGCTGCTTTCAGTTTAGTTTGCTGCTTGTAGAAGTTAGAATTTAGAGGAGATTGGGCAACCAGAGCACTgggatttcttctttttgtgttgtttttttttgtgtttttttttttttttgtgtgtgtgtgttcttgtttgtgtgtgtttttgttgtttttttttttttttttttttttttttttttgtgacaggatttttttacatattgatagctgtcttagaactcactgtgtagactaggctggcctcaaactcagagatttgctttctctgtctcccaagtgctgggattaaaggtgtgcaccccctTGCCTGGCATACTGCATTTTCTTGCATGGATGTTTCGAACCTGATTGACTCTATGTTTCAGGGATTGAGCCGTGTGCTCAGAATGGGCTGTGCCAACCACAGCCTGTCCTTCCTTGCTCCTGTGACAATATCAGTGGTTGCTCTGCTGGCTCACACAAGAACCTCAACTGCGGCCGCCCACCCTGTCAGGAAGGCGAGCTGCGTTGCATTCTGGATGATGTCTGTATTCCACACATTTGGCGCTGTGATGGCCACCCAGACTGTCCTGACTCCAGTGATGAACTCAGCTGTGGTTTGTGTCCTGGGATCTTGGTGTACCTGTATGGGGGGGGAGGGCTGGCAGTTACTGAAGGACATTTATTATCTTCCCATGGGTGACTAGTTTGAGGATGTGCATCCTCCCAGGCCTTCATCTGGTGGTGATGGACAAGACATCATCAGGATTAGTGATTTCCCACCAACTCTACTCTGTCTTAGATCAGGATGAATTCTAAGGGTTGGGCACCGGAAACCTTGTGTACCATACTGCTAAGCCTTGGGTGCCTCTCAGCTACCGATGCCTCGGCTTATTGCAGACACTGACACAGAAACTGACAAGATATTCCAGGAGGAGAATGTCACAACTACAAGGACTTCTACGACCATGGAGAATGAGACCTCTTTCAGGAATGTCACACTTGCCTCTGCTGGGAAGCCATCCAGAAACCCAAATGCCTATGGGGTTATTGCAGCTGCTGGTAAGATAGGCTTTCCCATGTTAGGAGCTTGGGGTTATTGGAGGGAGTACACTGCAGACTCTCCACTTATTAGTCTGTGATAGTTTCTATACTCCTTGTCCCACTCCTGACCGTCTGTCTGTCCCCTACAGGGGTGTTGAGTGCCATCCTGGTTTCGGCCACCCTTCTCATATTGCTACGCCTCCGAGGTCAGGGTTATCTGCCCCCATCAGGGCTGTTGGTGGCTGTGAAGGAGTCGCTGCTGCTGTCAGAAAGGAAAACCTCTCTGATCTGAGGACACATGGTTACCACCTGGCCCTGAGTGCAGTCAGACTGGGGTAAAGCCACAGTGGAACATACAGGTA
Above is a window of Arvicanthis niloticus isolate mArvNil1 chromosome 22, mArvNil1.pat.X, whole genome shotgun sequence DNA encoding:
- the Cd320 gene encoding CD320 antigen; translation: MESACLRYSAPPLCVRVRENQRILLTVPLRLEQSGSPSGWMARGEAGRAAALGLVLRLLFGLRLGLEAAPAPTPAPAQTLVQVSGPRDGSCPTDTFQCLNSGYCVPLSWRCDGDRDCSDGSDEEECRIEPCAQNGLCQPQPVLPCSCDNISGCSAGSHKNLNCGRPPCQEGELRCILDDVCIPHIWRCDGHPDCPDSSDELSCDTDTETDKIFQEENVTTTRTSTTMENETSFRNVTLASAGKPSRNPNAYGVIAAAGVLSAILVSATLLILLRLRGQGYLPPSGLLVAVKESLLLSERKTSLI